The following proteins are co-located in the Pedobacter sp. FW305-3-2-15-E-R2A2 genome:
- a CDS encoding single-stranded DNA-binding protein, with amino-acid sequence MSGINKVILVGHLGKDPEVRHLEGGVTVASFPLATSETYNKDGKRIEQTEWHNIVLWRGLAEVASKYLQKGKLVYIEGKLRTRSFEDREKVKKYVTEVVAENFTILGRKSDFEHTPVSNENTTPKSETEYLDPNEVSGDLPF; translated from the coding sequence ATGTCAGGTATTAACAAAGTTATTTTAGTCGGACATTTGGGCAAAGATCCTGAAGTTAGACATTTAGAAGGAGGAGTCACTGTAGCTAGTTTTCCATTGGCAACGTCAGAGACTTATAACAAAGATGGTAAGCGTATTGAGCAGACGGAATGGCATAATATTGTTTTGTGGAGAGGACTTGCAGAGGTCGCATCTAAGTATTTGCAAAAAGGAAAGCTGGTATATATTGAAGGAAAACTACGTACACGCTCTTTTGAGGACCGAGAGAAAGTTAAAAAATACGTGACTGAAGTGGTCGCGGAAAACTTTACCATCTTAGGTAGGAAGAGTGACTTTGAGCATACCCCTGTAAGTAATGAAAATACCACTCCAAAAAGTGAGACAGAGTATCTTGATCCGAACGAGGTGTCAGGAGATCTGCCTTTTTAG
- a CDS encoding DUF4920 domain-containing protein: MLNKCENKNIMIKKTLLSIFFCALSICALAQETPAVNNKSFGQGVAAGNLLPIEKMESAMGDKKTAEMKITGEVVDVCKKKGCWMTLKTPSGESIRITFKDYAFFMPMDIVGKKVALDGIAKKQTISVETLRHYAEDAHKSAEEVAKITEPKKELAFEAKGVLILN, translated from the coding sequence ATGTTAAATAAATGTGAAAATAAAAATATCATGATAAAAAAAACGCTTCTAAGCATCTTCTTTTGTGCGCTATCAATTTGTGCGCTGGCGCAGGAAACACCCGCAGTTAATAATAAATCATTTGGACAAGGGGTTGCCGCCGGTAATCTGCTCCCTATAGAAAAAATGGAATCTGCAATGGGCGACAAAAAAACGGCCGAAATGAAAATTACCGGAGAGGTTGTTGATGTCTGCAAAAAAAAGGGTTGTTGGATGACTTTAAAAACGCCTTCAGGAGAATCAATCCGCATTACTTTTAAAGATTATGCATTTTTCATGCCGATGGATATTGTAGGGAAAAAAGTAGCCCTTGATGGTATTGCAAAAAAACAAACCATCTCAGTGGAAACCCTAAGACACTATGCTGAGGATGCACATAAATCCGCAGAAGAGGTAGCAAAAATTACTGAGCCTAAAAAAGAACTGGCATTTGAAGCCAAAGGAGTACTTATCCTAAACTAA
- a CDS encoding LemA family protein, with amino-acid sequence MIIGAVILVVLALMAISFYNSLIAKKNQVNNAFSAIDVMLKKRFDLLPNLIETVKQYMQHEERVLTKVVELRSRAFTPNISNEEKLDIDRQLSSAVRGLMVNVESYPDLKANQSFLNLQSTWTESEEQIAASRRAYNASVTDYNNAIMMFPGSIIAGMLNYQQIAVLANTEEERKNISAKELFNN; translated from the coding sequence ATGATCATAGGCGCTGTCATACTTGTCGTTCTTGCCCTAATGGCAATCTCCTTCTACAATTCTTTGATTGCAAAGAAAAACCAGGTCAACAATGCTTTTTCTGCTATAGATGTGATGTTAAAAAAGCGTTTTGATTTATTACCAAACTTAATTGAAACGGTAAAACAGTACATGCAACATGAAGAGCGCGTATTGACAAAGGTCGTAGAACTTAGAAGCCGTGCCTTTACACCCAATATCAGCAATGAAGAAAAACTCGATATCGACAGGCAGCTGAGTTCAGCAGTCAGAGGGCTCATGGTTAATGTAGAAAGCTATCCGGACTTAAAAGCAAATCAGAGCTTTTTAAACCTACAAAGCACCTGGACGGAAAGCGAGGAGCAGATTGCCGCTTCCAGAAGGGCTTATAATGCATCGGTTACAGACTATAACAACGCAATTATGATGTTTCCAGGGAGTATTATCGCAGGAATGTTAAACTACCAACAGATTGCTGTTCTGGCCAATACAGAAGAAGAACGGAAGAACATCAGCGCCAAAGAGCTCTTCAATAATTAG
- a CDS encoding DinB family protein encodes MQRLTRKGAKGALLDVYEDAIAGLQKSIEDLSDEDLVAVVLPDEADCKSIQTILTHVVSSSYSYAVYIHELKGRRYTRPERRLRTRASDYVQDLKDAFTFNLNVFAEVDDSELEQFDASGKIMTRWAQLYDIEQLTEHAIVHVLRHTRQIEKFKLLLNRPEQ; translated from the coding sequence ATGCAAAGACTGACCAGAAAAGGTGCAAAAGGCGCATTGCTGGATGTTTATGAAGACGCTATTGCAGGGCTGCAGAAAAGCATTGAAGATTTGTCTGATGAAGATCTTGTTGCTGTAGTATTGCCTGATGAAGCCGATTGCAAGTCGATACAAACGATTTTGACACATGTAGTTAGCAGTTCCTATAGTTATGCCGTCTATATTCACGAACTCAAGGGGCGAAGGTATACCAGACCCGAAAGAAGACTACGTACCCGGGCTTCGGATTATGTTCAGGACCTTAAGGATGCCTTCACTTTTAATCTGAATGTTTTTGCTGAGGTGGACGATAGTGAATTGGAGCAGTTTGATGCTTCCGGAAAGATCATGACCAGATGGGCGCAGCTTTATGATATAGAGCAACTAACAGAACACGCGATCGTACATGTTCTACGGCATACCAGGCAAATAGAAAAATTTAAACTTTTACTGAATCGTCCGGAGCAGTAA
- a CDS encoding HU family DNA-binding protein produces the protein MTKADIISEISTKTGIEKVDVQETVEAFFKVIKNSMIGGENVYVRGFGSFVVKKRAQKTARNISKNTAIIIPEHFVPSFKPAKVFVDKVKNNSKKVSVEA, from the coding sequence ATGACTAAGGCAGATATTATTTCAGAAATATCAACGAAAACAGGAATTGAAAAGGTAGATGTACAAGAAACCGTTGAGGCATTTTTCAAGGTCATCAAAAACAGCATGATTGGTGGCGAAAATGTATATGTTAGGGGTTTTGGTAGTTTTGTTGTTAAAAAGAGAGCACAAAAAACTGCGAGAAATATTTCTAAAAACACTGCAATTATTATCCCGGAGCACTTTGTGCCAAGCTTTAAACCAGCAAAAGTGTTTGTTGATAAAGTAAAGAATAATTCAAAAAAAGTTAGCGTAGAAGCTTAA
- a CDS encoding tetratricopeptide repeat protein, with product MINSIRSKQAILIGAVVLLIAFLFTRDIKGLVKPKEQTSSTPAGGQMAAQAPATAEINLEEVSTAAKNMIKAPLAAEITTLETAYKSASESDKAKEAKLLAKKWDDLEQSVPSALYLEIVANKEQTLNNWLTAGDTFMKAFDNTRDSLLQPALLQKANASYSSAMKIDSNSNDAKTGLGITIVNGMGAPMSGIAMLMDVVKKDPKNLKANMSLGTFAMKSGQFDKAIIRFKSIIAMKPSPDAYFYLGTSYENLGKNTEAIDAYEKSKKLAANATLSKFIDDKVIALKNKN from the coding sequence ATGATAAACAGTATCCGATCTAAACAGGCCATTTTAATAGGAGCAGTAGTTCTGCTCATTGCGTTCTTGTTTACAAGGGATATTAAGGGTTTAGTGAAGCCAAAAGAACAAACCAGCAGCACACCTGCAGGTGGTCAGATGGCAGCACAGGCTCCGGCAACAGCTGAAATCAACCTTGAGGAGGTTTCAACTGCCGCTAAGAACATGATTAAAGCTCCGTTAGCGGCCGAAATCACCACACTTGAAACTGCATATAAATCTGCTTCTGAAAGCGATAAAGCCAAAGAAGCTAAATTACTTGCTAAAAAGTGGGATGATTTAGAGCAATCGGTTCCAAGTGCGTTGTATCTGGAAATCGTAGCCAATAAAGAGCAAACGTTAAACAATTGGTTAACTGCCGGAGATACATTTATGAAGGCATTTGACAATACCCGTGACAGTTTATTACAACCTGCACTTTTGCAAAAAGCAAATGCTTCTTATAGCAGTGCAATGAAAATAGACTCAAACAGTAACGACGCTAAAACGGGCTTAGGAATCACTATCGTTAACGGTATGGGAGCTCCAATGTCAGGAATAGCCATGTTAATGGACGTTGTAAAGAAAGATCCAAAGAACTTAAAAGCAAATATGAGCTTGGGAACTTTCGCTATGAAGTCGGGACAGTTTGACAAAGCAATTATCAGGTTCAAAAGCATTATTGCTATGAAGCCATCTCCTGATGCCTACTTCTATCTGGGAACATCTTATGAAAACCTGGGAAAGAATACTGAAGCTATCGATGCCTACGAAAAGAGTAAAAAATTAGCAGCAAACGCTACATTGTCGAAATTTATTGATGATAAAGTGATTGCGTTAAAGAATAAAAATTAA
- the glmS gene encoding glutamine--fructose-6-phosphate transaminase (isomerizing), whose protein sequence is MCGIVGYIGHREAWPIVLKGLKRLEYRGYDSAGIALINDTGLNIYKKAGKVLELENFSEGKDLSGTIGIGHTRWATHGAPSDRNSHPHTSNNGKLTIIHNGIIENYATLKEELIQRGHEFKSDTDTEVLVHLIEEIYKNEGTDLLEAVRIALNEVTGAYAIVLMDEDHPDQLIAARKGSPLVIGVGAGEYFIASDATPIVEYTKNVIYLNDNEIAFLKRDELLIKRLDNVVQTPYIQALELKLEMLEKGGYEHFMLKEIFEQSRSIRDCMRGRIYPNEGIVQLGGIKEYAEKLKNVDRIIIVACGTSWHAGLVAEYLIEEYARIPVEVEYASEFRYRNPIITEKDVVIAISQSGETADTMAAIEMAKERGATIFGVCNVVGSSIPRLTHAGVYTHVGPEIGVASTKAFTGQVTVLTLMAFYMAQQKGTVSHSKLVELLTELDCIPDKIQKALESNDMIQEIAAKFKDSRNCLFLGRGSGFPVALEGALKLKEISYIHAEGYPAAEMKHGPIALIDEEMPVVVIATKNSSYEKVISNIQEVKARKGIVLAIVTEGDTEVKKMADYCIEIPDSSEAFLPLLATIPLQLLSYHIALMRGCNVDQPRNLAKSVTVE, encoded by the coding sequence ATGTGTGGAATAGTTGGTTACATTGGCCATAGAGAAGCTTGGCCGATCGTCCTTAAAGGACTAAAAAGATTAGAATACCGTGGTTATGACAGTGCTGGAATTGCATTAATCAATGATACAGGTCTGAATATTTATAAAAAAGCAGGGAAAGTCCTGGAGTTGGAAAACTTTTCCGAAGGCAAGGATTTGTCGGGCACAATAGGCATCGGACACACGCGTTGGGCAACTCACGGTGCTCCTTCCGATAGGAATTCCCATCCCCATACTTCAAATAATGGCAAGTTAACGATCATTCACAATGGGATCATAGAAAACTATGCTACCCTAAAAGAAGAACTGATCCAAAGAGGCCATGAATTTAAAAGTGATACGGACACAGAGGTGCTTGTACACCTGATCGAAGAGATCTATAAAAATGAAGGTACAGATCTTTTGGAAGCAGTCAGAATTGCGTTAAATGAGGTTACCGGAGCTTATGCGATTGTATTGATGGACGAAGATCATCCTGATCAGCTGATTGCAGCAAGAAAAGGAAGTCCTTTGGTTATTGGTGTTGGAGCAGGCGAATATTTTATTGCTTCCGATGCAACGCCAATTGTAGAGTATACAAAAAATGTAATTTATCTGAATGATAATGAGATTGCATTCCTTAAACGTGATGAATTATTAATCAAACGCCTCGATAACGTCGTACAGACACCTTATATCCAAGCCCTGGAATTAAAGCTGGAGATGTTGGAAAAAGGTGGTTATGAGCATTTCATGCTTAAAGAAATCTTCGAGCAATCACGTTCAATCAGAGATTGTATGCGTGGAAGAATCTATCCTAATGAAGGAATCGTCCAGCTTGGCGGGATCAAAGAATATGCAGAAAAGTTAAAGAATGTAGACAGAATCATCATCGTTGCCTGCGGAACGTCATGGCATGCAGGCTTAGTTGCCGAATACCTGATTGAAGAATATGCACGGATACCTGTTGAAGTAGAATATGCTTCCGAATTCAGGTACAGAAATCCTATCATTACGGAAAAAGATGTAGTGATTGCCATTTCTCAATCCGGAGAAACAGCAGATACAATGGCCGCAATTGAGATGGCAAAAGAACGGGGAGCCACGATTTTCGGTGTATGTAATGTGGTAGGCTCTTCAATTCCCAGGTTGACTCATGCAGGCGTTTACACTCACGTGGGCCCGGAAATTGGCGTAGCTTCGACTAAGGCTTTTACGGGTCAGGTAACTGTACTTACACTGATGGCTTTCTATATGGCCCAGCAAAAAGGAACAGTTAGCCACTCGAAACTGGTGGAACTACTTACGGAATTAGATTGTATTCCTGATAAAATTCAAAAAGCACTGGAATCTAATGATATGATCCAGGAAATAGCAGCAAAATTCAAAGATTCGAGAAACTGTTTGTTCCTTGGTAGAGGTAGCGGTTTTCCTGTTGCATTGGAGGGCGCTTTAAAGCTCAAGGAGATCTCTTATATCCATGCGGAAGGATATCCTGCAGCAGAGATGAAACACGGCCCTATTGCCTTAATTGATGAAGAAATGCCTGTAGTGGTGATCGCAACTAAAAACTCTTCTTACGAAAAAGTAATTAGCAACATTCAAGAGGTGAAAGCAAGAAAAGGAATTGTTCTTGCCATCGTTACTGAAGGAGATACAGAAGTGAAAAAAATGGCGGATTATTGTATCGAAATTCCTGATTCAAGTGAGGCATTTTTACCATTACTAGCGACCATACCATTACAATTACTCTCTTATCATATTGCATTGATGCGTGGATGTAATGTAGATCAGCCAAGAAATCTGGCGAAATCAGTTACTGTAGAATAA
- the radA gene encoding DNA repair protein RadA, which yields MAKTKSAYFCQSCGYESAKWLGKCPSCNSWNTFVEEITEKAGSKVPAWKTSTGTTRVNKPNKVGNIPSITEERILTGDQELDRVLGGGLVAGSVILIGGEPGIGKSTLMLQLALNISGKKILYISGEESEQQIKMRAERITSAPTADCYILTETSTQNIFKQIEELEPDLLIVDSIQTLHSAHIDSTPGSVSQVRECTAELLRFAKETDTPVFLIGHITKDGTIAGPKILEHMVDTVLQFEGDRHHVYRILRSIKNRFGAAAELGIYAMHSSGLRQVSNPSEILLSQRDEELSGIAISATLEGARPMLIETQALVSTAAYGTPQRSANGFDTKRMNMLLAVLEKRCGFRLSTRDVFLNIAGGIKVEDPAIDLAILVAIISSHEDIFISSKICFAAEVGLSGEIRAVNRIEQRISEAEKLGFERIFISNYNMKGLITERYKIELSPVSKIEDVFSLLFG from the coding sequence TTGGCTAAAACTAAATCAGCGTATTTTTGCCAGAGTTGCGGATATGAATCGGCTAAATGGCTCGGTAAATGCCCTTCATGCAACTCCTGGAATACCTTTGTAGAAGAAATAACAGAAAAGGCTGGATCCAAAGTTCCGGCCTGGAAAACCTCCACAGGAACCACGCGTGTAAACAAACCAAATAAAGTAGGTAACATCCCGTCCATAACTGAGGAAAGGATTCTAACCGGCGATCAGGAACTCGACAGAGTGCTGGGTGGCGGCCTGGTTGCAGGATCTGTCATCCTTATCGGAGGAGAACCTGGAATCGGGAAGTCAACCTTAATGCTCCAGTTAGCTTTAAACATATCAGGAAAAAAAATCCTTTATATTTCTGGTGAAGAGAGTGAACAACAGATAAAAATGAGAGCAGAACGCATCACTTCTGCTCCTACAGCCGACTGCTATATCCTCACCGAAACCTCCACACAAAATATATTTAAACAGATAGAAGAACTGGAACCCGACTTACTAATCGTCGATTCCATACAGACCCTTCATTCAGCTCATATTGATTCTACCCCCGGAAGCGTATCACAGGTAAGAGAATGCACAGCAGAACTGTTGAGGTTTGCCAAAGAAACCGATACACCAGTATTTCTAATTGGCCATATCACCAAGGATGGGACCATCGCCGGGCCGAAAATTTTGGAACATATGGTGGATACCGTATTACAATTTGAAGGAGACAGACATCATGTATACCGGATTCTACGTTCCATAAAAAATAGATTTGGCGCTGCAGCCGAGCTTGGAATATACGCCATGCACAGCAGCGGATTAAGACAGGTTTCCAACCCTTCAGAAATACTGCTTTCACAGCGTGATGAAGAATTGAGTGGAATTGCCATATCAGCCACATTAGAAGGCGCAAGACCAATGTTAATAGAGACACAAGCCTTGGTCAGCACTGCCGCATACGGAACGCCGCAACGTTCAGCTAATGGGTTCGATACAAAAAGAATGAATATGCTCCTCGCCGTACTTGAAAAAAGGTGTGGCTTCAGGTTAAGTACCAGAGATGTGTTCTTAAATATTGCAGGTGGGATTAAAGTCGAGGATCCTGCTATTGACCTGGCGATTTTAGTCGCCATCATCTCTTCTCATGAAGATATATTTATTTCCTCTAAAATATGTTTTGCTGCCGAGGTCGGACTTTCCGGAGAAATAAGAGCAGTAAATAGAATTGAACAACGCATCTCAGAAGCAGAAAAACTCGGCTTTGAAAGAATTTTCATTTCAAATTATAATATGAAAGGTCTGATTACCGAACGTTATAAGATTGAACTCAGCCCAGTGAGCAAAATAGAAGACGTTTTCTCGTTATTATTTGGATAA
- a CDS encoding DUF3137 domain-containing protein, with product MIEDGDARQQILTELEALRKEVYNIKIKNYSIVGIGTLVVVTGIAFGVLIPAIVPGIAILIYGFVMLSKAGPKETQYRYSYKHSLVAYALKTIDESLKIDSAQALSVEAFISSRLFAKAPDRYQSEDQVYGFAGKTKFSFSEVHAEYKTVSQTKNGQRVDWHDILKGVVFCADFNKNFKGTTMVRPKDFSAAFGAWISMTLPIFASAEVVKLENTDFDKTFITYSNDQVEARYILTPSLMERISELNKRSKETISLSFTGSLVFIAFPLNENYFEPPISKSLLDKNLLQKDIELIQFMYGIVKELDLNTRIWGKN from the coding sequence GTGATTGAAGATGGTGATGCCAGACAGCAAATTTTAACTGAACTGGAAGCTTTACGTAAGGAAGTTTATAACATAAAAATCAAAAATTATTCCATCGTTGGAATAGGCACTCTGGTCGTCGTTACTGGCATTGCTTTCGGAGTCCTTATTCCGGCCATAGTTCCCGGTATTGCAATACTCATTTACGGATTTGTGATGCTCAGCAAAGCTGGTCCAAAAGAAACACAATACCGATACTCCTATAAGCATTCCCTGGTAGCCTATGCCTTGAAGACCATAGATGAAAGTCTTAAGATCGATAGTGCTCAAGCTTTATCTGTGGAAGCTTTTATTTCCTCCAGACTTTTTGCCAAAGCACCAGACCGATATCAGAGCGAAGATCAGGTATACGGCTTCGCCGGAAAAACGAAATTCAGTTTCTCAGAAGTACATGCAGAATACAAAACAGTTTCTCAAACTAAGAATGGCCAGCGCGTAGATTGGCACGATATTTTAAAGGGCGTGGTGTTCTGTGCTGATTTTAACAAAAATTTCAAAGGAACAACCATGGTCAGACCTAAGGATTTTAGCGCTGCATTTGGCGCCTGGATTTCAATGACTCTTCCCATATTTGCTTCCGCAGAGGTAGTTAAACTGGAAAACACAGACTTCGATAAGACATTTATTACTTATTCGAATGATCAGGTAGAGGCCCGCTATATTTTAACTCCTTCATTGATGGAACGGATTTCTGAACTAAACAAGCGCTCAAAAGAGACCATTAGCTTGTCGTTCACAGGCAGTCTTGTATTCATTGCCTTTCCACTAAACGAAAACTACTTCGAACCTCCCATTTCCAAGAGTTTACTCGACAAGAACCTTCTTCAAAAGGATATCGAACTTATTCAGTTCATGTATGGCATTGTTAAAGAGCTTGATTTGAATACCCGCATTTGGGGGAAAAACTAA
- a CDS encoding Rne/Rng family ribonuclease, protein MVKELIIDSSPSGVTIALVEDKQLVELHKEHINNNYAVGDIYLGRIKKIMPGLNAAFVDVGYEKDAFLHYFDLGPQVQSLIKLTKIKRNGSVSGTLLDNFKLEGDINKAGKISEVVSKNLVLPVQIAKEPISTKGPRLSSDLSIAGRYIVLVPFSNVISISKKIKSNTERNRLKKIIESIKPKNFGVIIRTVSEGKGVAELQKDLLDSVAKWENFIKKLPDAEPSKRVWGEMDRTSTLIRDILSTDFTNVYVNDSNLFEDIRSYVHEISPEMEKIVKIYKHKEPIFEHFGIEKQIKNAFGKTVNLAGGAYLVVEHTEALHVVDVNSGNRTASKENQEENALQVNKEAAKEIARQLRLRDMGGIVVIDFIDMHKPVNRKMLFDYLKELMLLDRAKHTILPPSKFGLVQITRQRVRPEMNIVTSEKCPTCDGTGEIKASIVLMDDIENNLNYILQEQNEKNITLCVHPYIEAYIKKGFISLQWKWFFKFGQRIKIKAVPSYNLTEFHFISSKDEEIKL, encoded by the coding sequence TTGGTAAAGGAACTAATTATAGATTCATCTCCCTCGGGAGTAACCATAGCTTTAGTTGAAGACAAACAACTTGTAGAACTTCATAAGGAACACATCAATAACAATTACGCCGTAGGCGATATTTATTTAGGCCGCATAAAGAAAATTATGCCCGGCCTAAATGCTGCGTTCGTTGATGTGGGTTACGAAAAAGATGCTTTTTTGCATTATTTCGACCTTGGTCCACAAGTACAATCTTTGATAAAGCTTACTAAAATCAAGCGTAACGGCTCTGTTAGCGGAACTTTATTAGATAATTTCAAGCTAGAAGGAGATATTAACAAAGCCGGGAAGATCTCCGAAGTGGTCAGCAAGAATCTTGTGCTGCCAGTTCAAATCGCCAAAGAACCAATTTCAACAAAGGGACCACGCTTAAGTTCTGACCTATCTATAGCAGGACGCTATATTGTACTGGTTCCCTTCTCTAATGTCATTTCGATTTCCAAAAAAATTAAAAGCAATACCGAACGTAATCGTTTAAAAAAGATTATCGAAAGTATCAAGCCTAAGAACTTTGGTGTCATCATTAGAACGGTTTCTGAAGGCAAGGGTGTAGCCGAACTTCAAAAAGACCTTTTAGACTCTGTTGCTAAATGGGAAAACTTTATTAAAAAGTTACCCGATGCAGAGCCTTCAAAGCGTGTTTGGGGAGAGATGGATCGCACTTCCACGCTGATCCGTGATATTTTAAGTACTGACTTCACTAATGTTTATGTGAACGACAGTAACCTGTTTGAAGACATCCGTTCTTATGTACATGAAATCTCTCCGGAGATGGAAAAGATCGTCAAGATCTATAAGCACAAAGAACCCATCTTTGAACACTTCGGTATAGAGAAGCAAATTAAAAATGCTTTTGGAAAAACCGTAAACCTGGCCGGTGGTGCTTACCTCGTGGTAGAGCATACGGAAGCTTTGCATGTTGTTGACGTAAATAGCGGAAACAGAACTGCAAGCAAAGAAAATCAGGAAGAAAATGCGCTTCAGGTAAATAAAGAAGCCGCAAAAGAAATTGCAAGACAACTGCGTCTACGTGATATGGGAGGGATTGTAGTGATCGATTTTATCGATATGCACAAACCTGTTAACCGTAAAATGTTATTCGACTACCTAAAGGAATTAATGCTCTTGGACCGTGCCAAGCATACCATTCTTCCTCCAAGTAAGTTTGGCCTTGTTCAAATCACCCGTCAGCGTGTCAGACCGGAGATGAACATTGTCACCAGTGAAAAATGCCCAACCTGTGATGGTACGGGTGAAATTAAGGCCAGCATTGTTTTGATGGATGATATCGAAAACAATCTGAACTATATTTTGCAGGAGCAAAACGAAAAAAATATTACACTTTGTGTACACCCTTATATTGAGGCTTACATCAAAAAAGGGTTCATATCTTTACAATGGAAGTGGTTCTTTAAATTCGGTCAAAGAATCAAAATCAAAGCTGTTCCATCGTATAACCTAACAGAATTTCATTTTATTTCTTCTAAAGACGAAGAGATCAAATTATAA
- the mutY gene encoding A/G-specific adenine glycosylase → MSFQTEIVKWYLINKRTLPWRDTTDAYVIWLSEIILQQTRVEQGLPYFNNFLQNYPTVTDFANATETQILKLWQGLGYYSRGRNMLFTARQIRDSHAGVFPVKYEDLIQLKGVGEYTAAAISSFSANESKAVLDGNVFRVLSRYFGIETAINSTEGKKQFNELAQALIEDQRPSLYNQAIMEFGALQCKPKSPDCGNCPVQSGCYAKANDRVNLLPLKIKKLKKRIRYFNYFVCFDGELLLVNKRTAGDVWQELYDFPLIETENSYLEDHEQFLAKLKMNFGEACIIAPLAQQKHLLTHQTIYVQFFALDNYIINFNMNAEIKWVSLAAFEELPQPKVITNFMISNSIKQ, encoded by the coding sequence ATGAGTTTTCAGACAGAAATCGTAAAATGGTATTTAATCAATAAAAGAACACTTCCCTGGAGGGATACTACTGACGCTTATGTGATTTGGCTTTCGGAAATCATTTTGCAACAGACCAGAGTAGAACAGGGACTGCCCTATTTTAATAACTTTTTACAAAATTATCCCACGGTAACGGATTTCGCCAATGCAACGGAAACGCAAATCCTTAAATTGTGGCAGGGATTAGGTTATTATTCCCGTGGAAGGAATATGCTTTTTACAGCAAGGCAAATCAGGGATTCACATGCAGGTGTTTTTCCCGTGAAGTATGAAGACCTCATTCAGTTAAAAGGGGTGGGGGAGTATACTGCAGCTGCGATTTCTTCTTTTTCTGCTAATGAATCTAAAGCCGTGTTAGATGGAAATGTTTTCCGGGTATTGTCCAGGTATTTTGGAATAGAGACTGCAATTAATAGTACAGAAGGAAAAAAACAATTTAATGAACTTGCGCAAGCATTAATCGAAGATCAGCGGCCTTCTTTGTATAATCAGGCCATTATGGAATTTGGTGCTTTACAATGTAAGCCCAAATCTCCCGACTGTGGCAATTGTCCGGTTCAATCAGGCTGTTATGCCAAAGCAAACGATCGGGTGAACCTATTGCCCCTGAAAATAAAAAAATTAAAAAAGCGCATCAGGTATTTCAATTATTTTGTCTGTTTTGATGGAGAGCTGTTATTGGTGAACAAAAGAACTGCCGGGGATGTCTGGCAGGAGCTTTATGATTTTCCATTGATTGAGACGGAAAATTCCTACCTCGAGGATCATGAGCAATTCCTTGCTAAACTGAAAATGAACTTTGGAGAGGCCTGTATTATAGCACCTTTAGCGCAGCAAAAACATTTGTTGACTCACCAAACTATATATGTTCAATTTTTTGCTTTAGACAATTATATCATTAACTTTAATATGAATGCAGAAATAAAATGGGTTTCTCTTGCAGCGTTTGAGGAGTTGCCCCAACCAAAAGTGATTACAAATTTTATGATCTCCAATTCAATTAAACAGTAA